The Pseudomonas azotoformans genome has a segment encoding these proteins:
- a CDS encoding succinylglutamate desuccinylase/aspartoacylase family protein → MKLNQHPLLQATQGTHRHVESEHYGAVGAGRKIYIQAALHADETPAMLVAAHLRRQLAVLENAGRLNAQIVLVAVANPAGLGQYILGAPSGRFELGSGRNYNRGFPVPYQAIAEKIEFRLGQDIDANRALIRQAWGECLRAAQPMDEYQSLQQTLMLLAHDADIVLDLHCSREAAMHLYTGEAVWPTIEPLARYIGAEATLLATDSQANSFDEALYLLWVNLRERFGARFPIPDSSIAVTVEHRGQRDVSYELADHDATAIIDYLTHLGAIEGTPRPLPALRSPATPLAGSEQFYAPSAGVLVHRAAVGSRIEAGQALFDIVDPHSGKTVTVNSHNTGVLYMRRDVRFVKPGDPLGRVSGATPIRSGKLLSA, encoded by the coding sequence ATGAAACTTAATCAACACCCCTTGCTGCAAGCGACACAAGGTACCCACAGGCACGTGGAGAGTGAGCATTACGGTGCAGTGGGTGCCGGTCGGAAAATCTACATCCAGGCGGCATTGCATGCCGATGAAACCCCGGCGATGTTGGTGGCAGCGCATCTGCGCCGGCAACTCGCAGTGTTGGAAAATGCCGGCCGCCTGAACGCGCAGATCGTGCTGGTGGCGGTCGCCAACCCGGCCGGCCTGGGCCAATACATCCTGGGTGCGCCCAGTGGCCGTTTTGAACTGGGCAGCGGGCGCAACTACAACCGTGGATTCCCGGTGCCTTATCAGGCCATCGCCGAAAAAATCGAGTTCCGGCTCGGCCAGGACATCGACGCCAACCGCGCGCTGATCCGCCAGGCCTGGGGTGAGTGCCTGCGCGCCGCTCAGCCGATGGATGAGTACCAGTCGCTGCAACAGACGCTGATGCTGCTGGCCCACGATGCCGACATCGTGCTCGACCTGCATTGCTCCCGCGAAGCCGCAATGCACCTCTACACCGGCGAGGCGGTGTGGCCGACCATCGAGCCGCTGGCCCGTTACATCGGTGCCGAGGCGACCTTGTTGGCGACCGACTCCCAGGCCAATTCCTTCGACGAAGCGCTGTACCTGCTGTGGGTCAACCTGCGCGAGCGTTTTGGCGCGCGTTTCCCGATCCCGGACAGCAGCATCGCAGTGACGGTCGAGCACCGTGGCCAGCGTGATGTGTCTTACGAGCTGGCGGACCATGACGCCACCGCGATCATCGATTACCTGACTCACCTGGGTGCCATCGAAGGCACGCCACGCCCGCTACCAGCGCTGCGCAGCCCAGCCACGCCGCTGGCGGGCAGCGAGCAGTTCTACGCACCGAGTGCCGGGGTGCTGGTGCACCGTGCGGCGGTGGGCAGCCGGATCGAAGCAGGGCAGGCGCTGTTCGATATCGTCGACCCCCACAGCGGCAAGACCGTCACGGTCAACAGTCACAACACCGGTGTGCTGTACATGCGCCGTGATGTGCGGTTTGTGAAACCGGGGGACCCGCTGGGTCGCGTCTCCGGGGCTACACCGATTCGCAGCGGCAAGCTGCTCAGCGCTTGA